A DNA window from Pogona vitticeps strain Pit_001003342236 chromosome 2, PviZW2.1, whole genome shotgun sequence contains the following coding sequences:
- the LOC140704015 gene encoding LOW QUALITY PROTEIN: uncharacterized protein LOC140704015 (The sequence of the model RefSeq protein was modified relative to this genomic sequence to represent the inferred CDS: substituted 1 base at 1 genomic stop codon), which produces MAEAGCGGRSQEVKKEAEKQRWEAQWQEFLEMLEPSSRRGEKPVISEAAPWNDAKAFLASFEEVANACHWPKEEWVTRLLPALNGIAEEAFQSLEAGDREDYGKVKAAILRGDALRMEVRRQHFRDFSCQEVEDPRRLHSQVQELCHRWLRPERHSKEQILELLILEQFLASLPPDLQGWIRAGGPNTCSQAVALAEDFLVSQEGAERAKWQGLMVAKEACPSSLKSHQDLTQPSSQTVFWQVLQEEGENINSLDDTMGRQVKMEDPQWERNEPMDVPRTAAPASEVNLLKRTEIGEEECGLKEDQSAERDNGRNEFRDHLTATVCQPSKMSTREETPTTFKCGRRYPFKSEPDRIRTRKNHNECVTSEETFQENVYFDKQQRAVTGDIKPEFLENVEGDNLDTYRCDHPEEDPKDSASGESHGIQSEGGLFECSHCGKGFPQRRNLMIHQKSHTGEKPYECSQCGKCFRQRKNLNTHQRLHTGAKPYKCYQCGKCFSLENYLKKHQCIHTGAQAKPYKCSLCGKSFNQEKDLQVHQRIHAGEKPYECSQCGRCFSQQGNLRSHWRIHTGEKPYECSQCGKSFSSQDNLMRHCKIHTGEKPHTCLECGKTFGRSNQLKIHQIIHTGNKPYKCSQCGKCFTLGMYLKKHQRIHTASETKPYKCSQCGKSFNQEKALLVHQRIHTGLKLYECAQCGKCFSQQGNLRRHRRIHSGEKPHTCLECGKSFGRSSQLKTHQIIHTGERPXKCFQCGKSFKMVKYLKKYSLCSYESPPYDTMGRHVKMEDPQWERNEPMDVPRTAAPASQVNQLKRTEIGEEEIGLKEDQSAERDKEPNEFRGHLTATVCQTFKMSTREETRTTLKCGQRYPCKSEPDRICTRKNHNECVTSEEAFQENVYSDKQQRVVTGDIKPEFLENVEGDHLDTYQCDHPEEDPKDSASGESHGIQSEGRLFECSHCGKGFPQRRNLVSHQKSHTGEKPYKCSQCGKSFPQRRNLVSHQKSHTGEKPYKCSQCGKSFSQRRNLNTHQRLHTGAKPYKCYHCGKCFCLGRYLKKHQGIHTGADTKPYKCSQCGKSFNQEKALLVHQGIHTGVKPYECSQCGKSFSSQQNVRRHWRIHSGEKRYTCLECGKSFGRSNHLKTHQIIHTGEKPYECSQCGKCFSQQVNLMTHWRIHTGEKPHTCLKCGKSFGRNSQLKTRRIVHTGESRVMVSSSRSSTHTDHPTGTLSLSQAPVQGSSIQTHSQAGDDTMGRQVKMENPQWDRNEPMDVPKTAAPASEVNLLKRTEIVWKEIIWTCIGAIVQKRTLRILQSEGRLFECSQCGKGFPQRRNLMIHQKSHTGVIPYKCYQCGKSFSQRRNLNTHQRLHTGAKPYKCCQCGKCFILEKYLKRHQGIHTGAKTKPYKCSQCGKSFNQGKALLIHQRIHTGDKPYECSQCGKCFSQQGNLMNHWRIHTGDKPHTCLECGKSFGWSSQLKTHRVIHTGERPYKCFSCGKSFKVEKYLKKHEKIHNNHMKGLHVGNVSVSDVT; this is translated from the exons ATGGCAGAGGCAGGCTGTGGGGGAAGATCACAAGAGGTCAAGAAGGAAGCCGAGAAGCAGCGCTGGGAAGCCCAGTGGCAGGAGTTTCTGGAGATGCTGGAGCCCAGTTCTAGAAGAGGGGAGAAGCCCGTGATTTCCGAGGCTGCTCCGTGGAATGATGCCAAGGCCTTTCTGGCCTCCTTCGAGGAAGTGGCCAACGCCTGCCATTGGCCCAAAGAGGAGTGGGTGACCCGGCTCTTGCCAGCACTGAATGGCATAGCGGAAGAGGCTTTTCAGAGCCTGGAAGCTGGAGACAGGGAGGATTATGGGAAAGTGAAGGCTGCCATCTTGCGAGGGGATGCCCTGAGGATGGAGGTGAGACGCCAGCACTTCAGGGACTTCTCCTGCCAGGAAGTGGAAGACCCCCGGAGGCTTCACAGCCAAGTCCAAGAGCTTTGCCACCGGTGGCTGAGGCCGGAGAGACACagcaaggagcagatcctggagctgctgatcctggagcagttcctggccagccTTCCCCCGGACCTCCAGGGCTGGATCCGGGCAGGAGGGCCCAACACGTGTTCCCAGGCCGTGGCCCTGGCGGAGGACTTCCTCGTGAGCCAGGAAGGGGCTGAGAGAGCAAAGTGGCAG GGACTGATGGTCGCCAAGGAAGCGTGCCCATCTTCGCTCAAGAGCCACCAGGATCTGACCCAGCCTAGCAGTCAGACCGTATTTTGGCAAGTTCTTCAGGAGGAGGGCGAGAACATCAACTCGTTGG atgacacgatGGGAAGGCAGGTCAAGATGGAGGATCCTCAGTGGGAAAGAAATGAGCCGATGGATGTCCCCAGAACCGCTGCCCCGGCAAGCGAAGTGAACCTGCTGAAGAGAACTGAGATAGGTGAGGAAGAATGTGGATTGAAAGAGGATCAGTCAGCAGAGAGAGACAACGGACGTAATGAGTTCAGGGACCATCTTACAGCTACAGTATGCCAGCCGTCCAAAATGTCTACGAGGGAGGAAACACCCACAACCTTCAAGTGCGGCCGAAGGTATCCTTTCAAATCAGAACCTGACCGGATCCGTACCAGAAAGAACCACAATGAATGTGTCACATCAGAAGAAACATTCCAGGAAAATGTATACTTTGATAAACAACAGAGAGCTGTAACTGGAGATATAAAACCTGAATTTTTGGAAAATGTGGAAGGAGATAATTTGGACACGTATCGTTGCGATCATCCAGAAGAGGACCCTAAGGATTCTGCGAGTGGGGAGAGTCACGGAATTCAAAGTGAGGGAGGGCTGTTTGAATGTTCTCATTGTGGAAAAGGCTTCCCTCAGAGAAGAAATTTGATGATCCACCAGAAATCTCATACCGGAGAGAAACCGTAtgaatgctctcagtgtgggaagtgtttccgTCAGAGAAAAAATTTGAATACACATCAACGGCTTCATACTGGAGCTAAACCATACAAATGTTATCAATGTGGTAAATGTTTCAGCCtggaaaattatttgaaaaaacaCCAATGCATCCATACTGGAGCCCAAGCAAAACCGTATAAGTGCTCTCTTTGCGGGAAGTCCTTCAACCAGGAAAAAGATTTGCAGGTCCATCAGCGGATTCATGCCGGAGAGAAACCGTacgaatgctctcagtgtgggagGTGCTTCAGTCAGCAAGGAAACCTGAGGAGCCACTGGAGGATTCATaccggagagaaaccatatgaatgctctcagtgtgggaagagcttcagtagTCAAGATAACCTGATGAGGCACTGTAagattcatactggagagaaaccacatacatgcctggagtgtgggaaaacctTTGGGCGGAGCAACCAGTTGAAAATCCATCAGATAATTCATACCGGAAATAAACCGTACAAATGCTCtcaatgtgggaaatgctttaccCTAGGTATGTATTTGAAAAAACACCAACGCATCCATACTGCAAGCGAAACAAAACCATATAAGTGCTCCCAGTGCGGGAAGTCCTTCAACCAGGAAAAAGCTTTGCTGGTCCATCAGCGGATTCATACCGGATTGAAACTGTACGAATGCGCTcagtgtgggaagtgcttcagtcagcAAGGAAACCTGAGGAGGCACCGGAGGATTCATAGTGGAGAGAAACCGCAcacatgcctggagtgtgggaaaagctttgggCGGAGCAGCCAGTTGAAAACCCATCAGATAATTCATACTGGGGAGAGGCCATAGAAATGCTttcagtgtgggaaaagcttcaaaaTGGTGAAATACTTGAAGAAATATTCATTATGCTCATATGAAAGCCCTCCAT atgacacgatGGGAAGGCATGTCAAGATGGAGGATCCTCAGTGGGAAAGAAATGAGCCGATGGATGTCCCCAGAACCGCTGCCCCGGCAAGCCAAGTGAACCAACTGAAGAGAACTGAGATAGGTGAGGAAGAAATTGGACTGAAAGAGGATCAGTCAGCAGAGAGAGACAAGGAACCTAATGAGTTCAGGGGCCATCTTACAGCTACAGTTTGCCAGACTTTCAAAATGTCTACAAGGGAGGAAACACGCACAACCCTCAAGTGCGGCCAAAGGTATCCTTGCAAATCAGAACCTGACCGGATCTGTACCAGAAAGAACCATAATGAATGTGTCACATCAGAAGAAGCATTCCAGGAAAATGTATACTCTGATAAACAACAGAGGGTGGTAACTGGAGATATAAAACCTGAATTTTTGGAAAATGTGGAAGGAGATCATTTGGACACGTATCAGTGCGATCATCCAGAAGAGGACCCTAAGGATTCTGCGAGTGGGGAGAGTCACGGAATTCAAAGTGAGGGAAGGCTGTTTGAATGTTCTCATTGTGGGAAAGGCTTCCCTCAAAGAAGAAATTTGGTGAGCCACCAGAAAtctcatactggagagaaaccatacaaatgttctcagtgtggaaagagcttccctcaAAGAAGAAATTTGGTGAGCCACCAGAAAtctcatactggagagaaaccgtacaaatgttctcagtgtggaaagagcttcagtcagagaagAAATTTGAATACACATCAACGGCTTCATACTGGAGCTAAACCGTACAAATGTTATCATTGCGGAAAATGCTTCTGCCTGGGAAGATACTTGAAAAAACACCAAGGCATCCATACTGGAGCCGACACAAAACCGTATAAATGCTCCCAGTGTGGGAAGTCTTTCAACCAGGAAAAAGCTTTGCTGGTCCATCAGGGGATTCATACCGGAGTGAAACCGTacgaatgctctcagtgtgggaagtCCTTCAGTAGTCAACAAAACGTGAGGCGCCACTGGAGGATTCATAGTGGAGAGAAACGATAcacatgcctggagtgtgggaaaagcttcggGCGGAGTAACCACTTGAAAACTCATCAGAtaattcatactggagagaaaccgtacgaatgctctcagtgtgggaaatgcttcagtcaGCAAGTAAACCTGATGACCCACTGgaggattcatactggagagaaaccacatacatgCCTTAAGTGTGGGAAAAGTTTTGGGCGGAACAGCCAGTTGAAAACCCGTCGGATAGTTCATACTGGGGAGAG CAGGGTTATGGTGTCATCCTCCCGGTCGTCCACCCACACGGACCATCCAACGG GCACTCTCAGCCTCTCCCAAGCtccggtccagggatcctccatccagacccattcccaaGCTGGAG atgacacaatggGAAGGCAGGTCAAGATGGAGAATCCTCAGTGGGACAGAAATGAGCCGATGGATGTCCCCAAAACCGCTGCCCCGGCAAGCGAAGTGAACCTGCTGAAGAGAACTGAGATAG TGTGGAAGGAGATCATTTGGACATGTATCGGTGCGATCGTCCAGAAGAGGACCCTAAGGATTCTGCAAAGTGAGGGAAGGCTGTTtgaatgctctcagtgtgggaaagGCTTCCCTCAGAGAAGAAATTTGATGATCCACCAGAAATCTCATACTGGAGTGATCCCGTACAAGTGTTAtcagtgtgggaagagcttcagtcagagacgAAATTTGAATACACATCAACGGCTTCATACTGGAGCCAAACCATACAAATGTTGTCAATGTGGAAAATGCTTCATCctggaaaaatatttgaaaagacacCAAGGCATCCATACTGGAGCCAAAACAAAACCATATAAgtgctctcagtgtgggaaatcCTTCAACCAGGGAAAAGCTTTGCTGATCCATCAGCGGATTCATACCGGAGACAAACCATAtgaatgctctcagtgtgggaaatgcttcagtcaGCAAGGAAACCTGATGAACCACTGGAGGATTCATACTGGAGATAAACCACAtacatgcctggagtgtgggaaaagcttcggGTGGAGCAGCCAGTTGAAAACCCATCGGGTAATTCATACTGGAGAGAGACCGTACAAGTGCTTTtcgtgtgggaaaagcttcaaagTGGAGAAATACTTGAAGAAACATGAAAAGATTCATAACAATCATATGAAAGGCCTCCATGTTGGAAATGTTTCAGTTAGTGACGTCACCTGA
- the LOC140704020 gene encoding uncharacterized protein LOC140704020: MGKQVKMENPQWERNEPMDVPRTTAPASEVNQLKRTKIGEEECGLKADQSAERDKGHNEFRDNLTATVCQPSKLSTREETATTLKCGQRNPCKSEPDRIRTRKKHNECVTSEEAFQEKLYSDKQERVVTGEIKREFLENVEGDHLDTYQCDRPEEDPKDSACGESHGIQNEGRLFECSQCGKGFLQRRSLVIHQKSHTGKKSYKCSQCGKCFRQRKNLNEHQRLHTGAKPYKCSQCGKCFSIEEYLKRHQRIHTGAETKPHKCSQCGKSFNKGKDLLIHQRVHTGEKPYECSQCGKCFSIQGNLKRHWRIHTGEKPYTCLECGKSFGRSSQLKTHQIIHTGEEPYKCSQCGKCFSQRKNLNTHQRLHTGAKPYKCYQC, translated from the coding sequence atggGAAAGCAGGTCAAGATGGAGAATCCTCAGTGGGAAAGAAATGAGCCGATGGATGTCCCCAGAACCACTGCCCCGGCAAGCGAAGTGAACCAGCTGAAGAGAACTAAGATAGGTGAGGAAGAATGTGGATTGAAAGCGGATCAGTCAGCAGAGAGAGACAAGGGACATAATGAGTTCAGAGACAATCTTACAGCTACAGTATGTCAGCCTTCCAAACTGTCTACAAGGGAGGAAACAGCCACAACCCTCAAGTGCGGCCAAAGGAATCCTTGCAAATCAGAACCTGACCGGATCCGTaccagaaagaagcacaatgaatgtgtcacaTCAGAAGAAGCATTCCAGGAAAAATTATACTCTGATAAACAAGAGAGGGTGGTAACTGGAGAAATTAAACGGGAATTTTTGGAAAATGTGGAAGGAGATCATTTGGACACGTATCAGTGTGATCGTCCAGAAGAGGACCCTAAGGATTCTGCGTGTGGGGAGAGTCACGGAATTCAAAATGAGGGAAGGCTGTTTGAATGTTCCCAGTGTGGGAAAGGCTTCCTTCAGAGAAGAAGTTTGGTGATCCACCAGAAATCTCATACTGGAAAGAAATCCTAtaaatgctctcagtgtgggaagtgtttccgTCAGAGAAAAAATTTGAATGAACATCAACGGCTTCATACTGGAGCTAAACCGTACAAATGTTCTCAATGTGGAAAATGCTTTAGCATAGAAGAGTATTTGAAAAGACACCAACGCATCCATACTGGAGCCGAAACGAAACCACATAAGTGCTCTCAGTGCGGGAAGTCCTTCAACAAGGGAAAAGATTTGCTGATCCATCAGCGGGTTCATACCGGAGAGAAACCGTacgaatgctctcagtgtgggaagtgcttcagtatTCAAGGAAACCTGAAGAGGCACTGgaggattcatactggagagaaaccatacacatgcctggagtgtgggaaaagctttggTCGGAGCAGCCAGTTGAAAACCCATCAGATCATTCATACTGGAGAAGAGCCGTacaaatgctctcagtgtgggaagtgcttcagtcagagaAAAAATTTGAATACACATCAACGGCTTCATACAGGAGCTAAACCATACAAATGTTACCAGTGTTGA